The Arthrobacter sp. NicSoilC5 genome has a window encoding:
- a CDS encoding sulfurtransferase codes for MKPLIDVPGLEARLASGPRTVLLDVRWVLGDPHGQDHYLAEHLPGAVFVDLATELADPAVPDRGRHPLPSRDRFQESARRWGLRNGDVVVAYDDSGNMAAARLWWMLRDAGVSEVYLLDGGLGAWRAAGLPREAGPVHPVPGDVELGTGQMPVADAGAAATWPQSGLLLDARAGERYRGEIEPVDPRAGHIPGAVSAPTAANLDQAGRFLAPAELRRRFESLGVQDGRPVAVYCGSGVTAAHEVAALELAGFSAALYPGSFSEWSNRPDLPVATGAEPGDGAAPGGISGGAGGSVAL; via the coding sequence ATGAAGCCATTGATTGACGTCCCGGGCCTTGAAGCCAGGCTTGCTTCCGGGCCCCGGACGGTACTGCTGGACGTGCGGTGGGTGCTGGGCGATCCGCATGGCCAGGACCACTACCTGGCGGAGCACCTGCCGGGCGCGGTGTTCGTTGACCTGGCCACGGAGCTTGCTGATCCGGCCGTGCCGGACCGGGGCCGGCATCCGCTGCCGTCCCGCGACCGTTTCCAGGAGTCGGCCCGCCGGTGGGGCCTGCGGAACGGTGACGTGGTGGTTGCCTACGATGACAGCGGGAACATGGCGGCGGCCAGGCTGTGGTGGATGCTGCGCGACGCCGGTGTCAGCGAGGTCTACCTGCTCGACGGCGGTTTGGGCGCCTGGCGTGCTGCCGGCCTGCCGCGTGAGGCGGGCCCGGTCCATCCCGTCCCCGGCGATGTTGAGCTGGGCACCGGGCAGATGCCCGTGGCCGACGCCGGTGCTGCCGCCACCTGGCCGCAGAGCGGCCTGTTGCTCGACGCGAGGGCGGGGGAGCGGTACCGGGGCGAGATTGAACCGGTGGATCCACGTGCCGGCCACATTCCCGGAGCAGTCAGCGCCCCCACCGCTGCGAACCTGGACCAGGCCGGGCGGTTCCTTGCCCCGGCCGAGCTGCGGCGGAGGTTCGAATCCCTGGGCGTGCAGGACGGCCGGCCGGTGGCCGTCTACTGCGGCTCCGGCGTCACCGCAGCGCATGAGGTGGCCGCACTGGAACTGGCCGGGTTTTCCGCTGCGCTCTACCCGGGCTCCTTCTCGGAGTGGTCCAACCGCCCGGACCTGCCGGTCGCCACCGGCGCGGAACCTGGGGACGGCGCGGCTCCGGGTGGAATCTCCGGCGGAGCCGGGGGTAGCGTCGCACTATGA
- a CDS encoding PLP-dependent cysteine synthase family protein gives MKIEGSTGTGSGGTDRDWADQAIRTITAENNRSADTHLYSVALPEHWGIQLYLKDESTHRSGSLKHRLARSLFLFGLVNGWIREDTTIVEASSGSTAVSEAYFAQLLGLPFVAVMARTTSPEKIALIEKFGGSCLLVENASDVYAAAEEVAATCNGHYMDQFTYAERATDWRGNNNIAESIFGQLSLEPHPVPDWIVVGAGTGGTSATIGRYLRYHSHPTRLLVVDPENSAFYPGWLGESAAQPTGLPSRIEGIGRARMEPSFIPTVIDRMVQVPDAASVAAMRHLHSFAGLHAGPSTGTNLWGVWQTIAGMLAEGRRGSIVSLMCDGGERYAGNYWNQDWLAGQGLDPAPYEAVIARFLDTGEWTN, from the coding sequence GTGAAGATCGAGGGCAGCACCGGCACGGGCAGCGGCGGAACGGACCGGGACTGGGCGGACCAGGCCATCCGCACCATCACGGCGGAGAACAACCGTTCGGCAGACACCCACCTCTACTCGGTGGCCCTGCCGGAGCACTGGGGCATCCAGCTGTACCTCAAGGACGAGTCCACCCACCGGTCCGGCAGCCTCAAGCACCGGCTGGCCAGGTCGCTGTTCCTGTTCGGCCTGGTCAACGGCTGGATCCGGGAGGACACCACCATCGTCGAGGCCTCCAGCGGAAGCACCGCTGTTTCGGAGGCGTACTTCGCCCAGCTGCTGGGTCTGCCCTTCGTCGCCGTCATGGCACGCACCACCAGCCCGGAGAAGATCGCGCTGATCGAGAAGTTCGGCGGTTCATGCCTGCTGGTGGAAAACGCCTCTGACGTCTACGCGGCGGCGGAAGAGGTGGCCGCCACCTGCAACGGGCACTATATGGACCAGTTCACCTATGCGGAACGGGCCACGGACTGGCGCGGCAACAACAACATCGCCGAATCGATCTTTGGCCAGCTCAGCCTGGAGCCGCACCCGGTGCCGGACTGGATCGTGGTGGGCGCCGGCACCGGCGGAACCAGCGCCACGATCGGCCGGTACCTGCGGTACCACAGCCATCCCACCAGGCTGCTGGTGGTGGACCCGGAAAACTCCGCGTTCTACCCCGGCTGGCTGGGGGAATCAGCCGCACAGCCCACGGGCCTGCCTTCGCGGATCGAAGGCATTGGCCGGGCGCGGATGGAGCCCAGCTTCATTCCCACGGTGATCGACAGGATGGTCCAGGTCCCCGACGCCGCGTCCGTTGCTGCGATGCGCCACCTGCACTCCTTCGCGGGCCTGCACGCCGGCCCGTCCACCGGCACCAACCTGTGGGGCGTCTGGCAGACAATTGCCGGCATGCTGGCGGAGGGACGCCGGGGCAGCATCGTGTCCTTGATGTGCGACGGCGGCGAACGCTATGCGGGCAACTACTGGAACCAGGACTGGCTGGCCGGCCAGGGACTGGACCCGGCGCCATACGAAGCGGTGATTGCGCGCTTCCTGGACACCGGGGAGTGGACCAACTAG
- a CDS encoding MBL fold metallo-hydrolase, whose product MKLTKYTHACVRLEKEGGVLVLDPGSFSESAEALSGAHAVLVTHEHADHLDTKAVVEALQGSQHLELHAPAGVAEQLRQEAPGAADRIHAVDPGSSFQAAGFDIRSFGGQHALIHPQIPMVANIGFLVDQNVYHPGDSFIIPDGITVQTLLVPLHAPWSKSAEVVDFVIGVRAPRAFQIHDGLLNDNGLGIVEGHVQRIGAKYGTEYRHLAPRESVEV is encoded by the coding sequence ATGAAGCTGACCAAATACACCCATGCCTGTGTCCGGCTCGAGAAGGAAGGCGGGGTCCTGGTCCTGGATCCCGGATCCTTTTCCGAATCAGCGGAGGCGCTGTCCGGGGCCCACGCCGTCCTGGTGACGCACGAACACGCTGACCATTTGGACACCAAGGCCGTGGTGGAGGCCCTCCAGGGCAGCCAGCACCTTGAGCTCCACGCTCCCGCGGGCGTGGCGGAGCAGCTGCGCCAGGAGGCTCCGGGTGCCGCGGACCGCATCCACGCGGTGGATCCGGGGTCCTCGTTCCAGGCGGCGGGCTTCGACATCCGCAGCTTTGGCGGCCAGCATGCCCTGATCCACCCCCAGATTCCCATGGTGGCCAACATCGGCTTCCTGGTGGACCAGAACGTGTACCACCCTGGGGATTCCTTCATCATTCCGGATGGCATCACGGTCCAGACACTCCTGGTTCCGCTGCACGCCCCCTGGAGCAAGTCCGCCGAGGTAGTGGACTTTGTGATCGGGGTGCGGGCGCCGCGTGCGTTCCAGATCCACGACGGGCTGCTCAACGACAACGGCCTGGGAATCGTTGAAGGGCACGTCCAGCGGATCGGGGCCAAGTACGGCACGGAGTACCGGCATCTGGCACCGCGCGAGTCGGTGGAGGTCTAG
- a CDS encoding Fur family transcriptional regulator encodes MPTGVKADSAAPSPAGGGKEQRVTKQRKAVSAALDRLDDFVSTQELYRILQNQGVSVSLATAYRILQSLADEGLVDVLRNGDGEAVYRRCAVTGHHHHLLCRNCGKAVEVEAPAVETWAVRTASEHGFTEVDHTVEIFGLCPDCTALKAAGKL; translated from the coding sequence ATGCCTACCGGCGTCAAGGCTGATTCCGCCGCCCCGTCCCCGGCTGGAGGCGGCAAGGAACAGCGCGTTACCAAGCAGCGCAAAGCCGTCAGTGCTGCCCTTGACCGGCTGGACGACTTCGTCAGCACCCAGGAGCTCTACCGGATCCTGCAAAACCAGGGTGTGTCGGTGTCGCTTGCCACCGCCTACCGCATCCTGCAGTCACTCGCCGATGAGGGCCTGGTTGACGTGCTGCGCAACGGCGATGGCGAGGCGGTGTACCGGCGGTGCGCGGTGACCGGCCACCATCACCACCTGTTGTGCAGGAACTGCGGGAAGGCCGTGGAGGTGGAAGCCCCCGCCGTGGAGACGTGGGCCGTGCGCACCGCGTCCGAGCATGGGTTCACCGAGGTGGACCACACGGTGGAAATCTTCGGGCTGTGCCCGGACTGCACCGCCCTTAAGGCTGCCGGGAAGCTGTAA
- a CDS encoding metal ABC transporter permease, protein MDADSILGAIFNFDNYGELLVLVQNSIWAGAILGLLGGLVGTFVMKRDLAFAVHGISELSFAGAAFALLVGADVVFGSLVGSVAAALLLGLMGVRARDKNSIIGVIMPFGLGLGILFLSLYQGRAANKFGLLTGQIVSVDTVQLQALAGTAVVVMLVLLAIWRPLNFASVDPELAEARGVPVRSLGIVFMIVLGVSVALSIQVVGALLVLALLITPAAAALRVTSSPVAAVVLSVVFAVTATVGGILLALGGRIPISPYVTTLSFLIYVVCRTIGSVREARGLNGRVLTASRQP, encoded by the coding sequence ATGGACGCCGACAGCATCCTGGGCGCCATCTTCAATTTCGACAACTACGGCGAGCTGCTGGTCCTGGTCCAGAACTCTATCTGGGCGGGTGCCATCCTGGGGCTGCTTGGCGGCCTGGTGGGCACTTTCGTCATGAAGCGCGACCTTGCCTTCGCAGTCCACGGTATTTCCGAGCTGTCCTTCGCGGGAGCCGCTTTCGCACTCCTGGTCGGGGCGGATGTGGTCTTCGGCTCGCTGGTTGGATCGGTGGCGGCCGCACTGCTGCTGGGCCTGATGGGAGTCCGCGCGCGGGACAAGAACTCGATCATCGGGGTCATCATGCCGTTCGGGCTGGGACTGGGCATCCTGTTCCTGTCGCTTTACCAAGGCCGCGCGGCGAACAAGTTCGGGCTGCTGACCGGGCAGATCGTTTCCGTGGACACAGTCCAGCTCCAGGCACTCGCCGGGACCGCCGTCGTCGTGATGCTCGTGCTGCTGGCCATCTGGCGGCCGCTCAACTTCGCCAGCGTTGATCCGGAACTCGCTGAGGCGCGGGGAGTGCCCGTCCGCAGCCTGGGCATCGTGTTCATGATTGTCCTGGGCGTCAGCGTGGCCCTGTCCATCCAGGTGGTGGGCGCCCTGCTGGTCCTCGCCCTGCTGATCACCCCCGCTGCCGCGGCGTTGCGGGTTACCTCATCGCCGGTGGCGGCGGTGGTGCTCAGCGTGGTCTTCGCCGTGACGGCCACGGTGGGCGGGATACTGCTGGCCCTGGGCGGCCGGATCCCCATCAGCCCCTATGTCACCACGTTGTCGTTCCTGATCTACGTGGTGTGCCGTACCATCGGCTCGGTACGGGAGGCCCGTGGCCTCAATGGGCGGGTCCTTACAGCTTCCCGGCAGCCTTAA
- a CDS encoding metal ABC transporter ATP-binding protein, with protein sequence MNSVVSLKGACLRFGQRTLWDGLDLDIRPGEFFAVLGPNGSGKTSFLKVLLGLQKLHAGEAMLGGRPVERGSNLIGYIPQQKSFAPDTPMRARDLVGLGVDGHRWGIRLSQGRTNRKVDQLLELVGASDYANVPVGQLSGGEQQRLRVAQALATDPQVLLCDEPLLSLDLHHQQAVSALISKQSREHNSAVVFVTHEINPIIEYVDRVLYLAGGRFRVGAPDEVMTTDVLSDLYGSHVEVIRANGRLVVVGLPDATTHHHAGADTMAGEVL encoded by the coding sequence GTGAATTCCGTCGTCAGCCTCAAAGGGGCGTGCCTCAGGTTCGGCCAGCGCACGCTCTGGGACGGCCTTGACCTGGACATCAGGCCCGGCGAGTTCTTCGCCGTGCTGGGTCCCAACGGCAGTGGCAAGACCAGTTTCCTGAAGGTCCTGCTGGGCCTGCAGAAACTGCACGCCGGAGAAGCGATGCTTGGCGGGCGCCCCGTGGAACGCGGCAGCAACCTGATCGGGTACATACCCCAGCAGAAGTCCTTTGCACCGGACACGCCCATGCGTGCCCGCGACCTGGTGGGGCTGGGAGTGGACGGACACCGCTGGGGAATCCGGCTCTCGCAGGGCAGGACAAACCGGAAGGTTGACCAGCTCCTGGAACTCGTGGGTGCATCCGACTACGCCAACGTCCCGGTGGGGCAGCTCTCCGGCGGCGAACAGCAGCGGCTTCGGGTGGCCCAGGCCCTGGCGACCGATCCCCAGGTCCTGCTCTGCGACGAGCCTCTGTTGTCCCTGGACCTGCACCACCAGCAGGCGGTGAGCGCCCTGATCAGCAAGCAGAGCCGCGAGCACAACAGCGCCGTGGTCTTTGTGACCCACGAAATCAACCCGATCATCGAGTACGTGGACCGGGTCCTCTACCTGGCCGGGGGACGTTTCCGCGTCGGAGCGCCCGATGAGGTCATGACCACCGACGTGCTGTCCGACCTTTACGGCAGCCATGTGGAGGTGATCCGCGCCAACGGCCGGCTCGTGGTGGTAGGCCTTCCCGACGCCACCACCCACCACCACGCCGGCGCGGACACGATGGCGGGGGAGGTGCTGTAA
- a CDS encoding zinc ABC transporter substrate-binding protein has protein sequence MRRPAAASSFLAALAGAGLLLSACSPQPSQTADQAQGINVVASTNVYGDIARTIGGDKVNVTAIINSAGQDPHSYEATAQDRLAVSKARLVIENGGGYDDFIHTLVESSKLDSASVLTAVEVSGLAHPDEAASAAPSTTPEAAAGHDGHDHGGLNEHVWYSLPAMERMADGIADKLAALDPGAAATFSANADSFKSSLSSLHGHLDAMKAAGGGGRVAVTEPVPLYMLEDAGLANATPEQYTAAIEEGADVPPAVLKEATDLVGSKAVRLLGYNAQTEGPQTEALKKAAETAGVPVVDFTETLPEGKTYLQWMTDNVNNISKVLETNR, from the coding sequence GTGCGCCGTCCAGCCGCTGCCAGCTCTTTCCTTGCCGCCCTCGCCGGTGCCGGCCTCCTGCTCAGCGCCTGCAGCCCCCAGCCGTCGCAGACCGCGGACCAGGCGCAGGGGATCAACGTTGTGGCCTCAACAAACGTCTACGGTGACATCGCCCGCACCATCGGCGGGGACAAGGTCAACGTGACGGCCATCATCAACAGTGCCGGGCAGGATCCGCACTCCTACGAGGCGACCGCGCAAGACCGGCTGGCTGTGTCCAAGGCCCGGCTCGTCATCGAAAACGGGGGCGGCTACGACGACTTCATCCACACCCTGGTGGAGAGCAGCAAGCTCGACAGCGCCTCCGTGCTGACCGCCGTCGAGGTTTCCGGCCTGGCCCACCCGGACGAAGCTGCCAGTGCAGCGCCATCCACCACCCCCGAGGCAGCAGCTGGCCATGACGGTCACGACCACGGCGGCCTTAACGAGCACGTCTGGTACAGCCTGCCTGCCATGGAGCGGATGGCTGACGGCATAGCGGACAAGCTCGCCGCGCTGGACCCCGGCGCTGCGGCTACCTTCTCCGCCAACGCTGATTCCTTCAAGTCCTCCCTGTCCTCCCTCCACGGCCACCTGGATGCCATGAAAGCCGCCGGGGGAGGGGGCCGGGTGGCAGTCACGGAGCCGGTCCCGCTCTACATGCTGGAAGATGCCGGGCTGGCGAACGCGACGCCTGAGCAGTACACGGCCGCCATCGAAGAGGGCGCTGACGTTCCTCCCGCCGTCCTGAAGGAAGCCACGGACCTGGTCGGCTCCAAGGCAGTCCGCCTGCTGGGCTACAACGCCCAGACGGAAGGACCCCAGACCGAGGCACTGAAGAAGGCGGCGGAAACCGCCGGAGTGCCCGTTGTGGACTTCACCGAGACACTGCCCGAAGGCAAGACCTACCTGCAGTGGATGACGGACAATGTGAACAACATCAGCAAGGTTCTGGAGACAAACAGGTGA
- a CDS encoding hemolysin family protein — MSDWAGILWLGVLLLGNAFFVAAEFAIMSARRSQIEPLADAGSKRAHTTLRAMENVSLMLACAQLGITVCSLLILLVAEPAIHHLLAVPIETVGLPAEVADVAAFAVALMLVTFLHVTFGEMVPKNISVSVADKAALFLAPPLLFISRLVHPVISVLNWSANHILKLMRIEPKDEVTSSFTLEEVQSIVQESTRHGLVDDDAGLITGALEFSEHTAEDIMVPIGNLVMLGASTTPVEFEKAVSRTGFSRFPMLDDEDMLYGYLHVKDVLSIPESAYELPIAESRVRSLANLALGDEIEKAMSVMQRTGSHLARVIGPDGTTRGVLFLEDVIEQLVGEIRDATQATGIRRLGQPNGS, encoded by the coding sequence ATGAGTGACTGGGCCGGAATACTGTGGCTGGGCGTCCTCCTGCTGGGCAACGCCTTCTTCGTGGCCGCTGAGTTCGCCATCATGTCCGCGCGCCGCAGCCAGATTGAACCCCTGGCGGACGCCGGCTCAAAGCGCGCCCACACCACCCTGCGCGCCATGGAAAACGTCTCCCTGATGCTGGCATGTGCGCAGCTGGGCATCACGGTCTGTTCGCTGTTGATCCTGCTGGTGGCCGAGCCGGCAATCCACCACCTGCTCGCGGTCCCCATCGAGACGGTGGGCCTCCCGGCGGAAGTGGCTGACGTGGCAGCCTTCGCTGTGGCCCTGATGCTGGTGACCTTCCTGCACGTGACATTCGGCGAGATGGTGCCCAAGAACATCTCGGTGTCCGTGGCGGACAAGGCAGCACTGTTCCTGGCCCCGCCGCTGCTGTTCATCTCGCGGCTGGTCCATCCGGTGATCTCAGTCCTCAACTGGTCCGCCAACCACATCCTCAAGCTGATGCGGATCGAGCCCAAGGACGAGGTCACGTCCTCCTTCACCCTGGAGGAGGTGCAGTCGATTGTGCAGGAGTCCACGCGCCACGGCTTGGTGGATGACGACGCCGGGCTCATTACGGGTGCGCTGGAGTTTTCGGAGCACACGGCTGAGGACATCATGGTCCCGATCGGAAACCTGGTCATGCTGGGGGCATCCACCACCCCCGTGGAGTTCGAGAAAGCCGTCAGCCGCACTGGTTTCTCCCGGTTCCCCATGCTGGACGACGAGGACATGCTCTACGGCTACCTCCATGTAAAGGACGTGCTGTCCATACCGGAGTCCGCCTATGAACTGCCCATCGCCGAAAGCCGGGTCCGGTCACTGGCAAACCTGGCCCTGGGTGACGAGATCGAAAAGGCCATGTCCGTCATGCAGCGCACCGGATCCCACCTGGCGCGCGTGATTGGCCCGGACGGCACTACGCGCGGGGTGCTCTTCCTCGAGGACGTCATCGAACAGCTGGTCGGCGAAATCAGGGACGCAACCCAGGCCACAGGAATCCGCAGGCTGGGCCAGCCGAACGGCAGCTGA
- a CDS encoding hemolysin family protein has product MEWFLLAAGLLLIAGTGFFVAVEFSLIALDQATVQRAIDDGDTGAVPLLTCLKSLSTQLSSCQLGITLTTLLTGYVMEPSVGRLLKAPLGAVGLPDVAVESVSLVLAMVVATLLSMLLGELVPKNMAIALAFPVGRALAGPQLVFTTIFKPAILVLNGFSNKVLHVFGLEAKEEISGARTPAELASLVRRSAAMGTLDAGTANFIARTLNFSTRTAADVMTPRIRLETIDADQPVSDVVDAARRTGYSRFPVIGDSADDIRGLVHVKKAVAVPWERRQNLEAGAIMTEVLRVPETIHLDALLAELREGNLQLAVVLDEYGGTAGIATLEDLVEEIVGEVADEHDKVRPGLLQSASGDWYFPGLLRPDELSEQIPGLSVPDEAAYETVGGYVMSKLGRIAAVGDTVPVYGGTLSVTRMDGRRIDRICFHPAAEPAAQDANHRSKP; this is encoded by the coding sequence ATGGAGTGGTTCCTCCTCGCAGCAGGCTTGCTGCTGATCGCCGGCACCGGGTTCTTCGTGGCCGTCGAGTTCTCCCTCATCGCCCTGGACCAGGCCACCGTCCAGCGCGCAATCGACGACGGCGACACGGGCGCGGTGCCCTTGCTCACCTGCCTCAAGTCGTTGTCAACGCAGCTGTCCAGCTGCCAGCTCGGCATCACGCTGACCACCTTGCTCACCGGTTACGTTATGGAACCCTCGGTGGGCCGCCTCCTCAAGGCGCCGCTGGGCGCCGTCGGACTTCCCGACGTGGCGGTGGAGTCCGTGTCCCTGGTCCTGGCGATGGTGGTGGCGACCCTGCTGTCCATGCTCCTGGGTGAGCTGGTGCCGAAAAACATGGCCATCGCACTCGCTTTTCCCGTGGGCCGCGCCCTGGCCGGCCCCCAGCTCGTCTTCACCACCATCTTCAAGCCGGCCATCCTGGTCCTCAACGGATTTTCCAACAAGGTCCTGCATGTCTTTGGGCTGGAAGCCAAGGAGGAGATTTCGGGAGCCCGGACGCCGGCGGAGCTCGCCTCGCTGGTCCGCAGGTCTGCTGCGATGGGAACCCTTGACGCCGGGACTGCCAACTTCATTGCCCGCACCCTGAACTTCTCCACCAGGACAGCGGCGGACGTGATGACACCGCGCATCAGGCTGGAGACGATCGACGCAGACCAGCCGGTTTCCGACGTCGTGGATGCGGCGCGCCGGACCGGCTACTCACGCTTCCCGGTCATCGGTGATTCGGCCGATGACATCCGTGGCCTGGTGCACGTCAAGAAGGCCGTTGCCGTTCCGTGGGAACGCCGGCAGAACCTCGAAGCGGGCGCCATCATGACCGAGGTGCTGCGCGTGCCCGAAACCATCCACCTGGATGCGCTGCTGGCCGAGCTCCGGGAGGGAAACCTTCAGCTGGCCGTCGTGCTGGATGAATACGGCGGAACCGCCGGCATTGCCACCCTGGAAGACCTGGTGGAGGAAATCGTGGGCGAGGTGGCGGATGAGCACGACAAGGTCCGGCCGGGGCTGCTGCAAAGCGCCTCCGGCGACTGGTACTTCCCTGGGCTCCTCCGTCCCGATGAGCTGTCCGAGCAGATTCCCGGCCTGAGCGTTCCGGATGAAGCGGCCTATGAAACCGTGGGCGGCTATGTCATGAGCAAGCTCGGCAGGATCGCGGCCGTGGGCGACACCGTTCCGGTCTACGGCGGGACACTCAGCGTGACCCGGATGGACGGCCGCAGGATCGACCGTATCTGCTTCCACCCCGCGGCGGAGCCGGCTGCGCAGGACGCCAACCACAGGAGCAAGCCATGA